From the genome of Scytonema hofmannii PCC 7110, one region includes:
- a CDS encoding GumC family protein, giving the protein MVQSSLGPYVNPVTESEPGYGQLLAVLVRRFPWFLAVFVASLAIAGLATKRTPTTYGSSMQLLIEPNYQGKKEANASVDSQYTDPNIEIDTATQLNLMKSSELMEKAVNKLKPEYPDITVAELKSSLALDQVKRKEDNIITKIFQIDSISTDPAKSYKVLETMQQVYLDYNIKQQDERIRRGLKVIREQIKKVNNDVVGAEANLQRFRRSENLINPDTQAKATEDELSRIQQERGKTRAEYQEADARYKNLVQQLQTTPETAIAEARLSQSTRYQGLLNEIQKTELLLAQERLRFTEQAPSVQKLIEQLQSQKTLLQQEQRRTLGVDAKPQIQGLLEQGQKGQIDITLSSDLLKTRTDLLALVARDQVLAKKEDQLRNELKRFPRVLAEYNRLEPQVQINREKLQQLVKAEQVLEQELDKGGYNWEVIEKPKMGVKLGPNLQQNLLLGGVVGLMLGGVAAFLREAADDSVHTTAELEKQVALPLLGTTPKLPPARAARDSVIKLPFGKPQEPAPWTIQVLQSSPRWESLDLIYKNIELLNSVSSFKSLMITAALPDEGKSALALGLAMSAARLHKRVLLIDANLREPTLHKQLNLPNEQGLSTLLASDVSIPNQISIQSSGSSYIDILTAGPTPVDPANLLSSPRMQQLMATFEENYDLVLVDSTPVLGLVDALLTASSCRGAIMVASIGKVTRTQMAQATGMLSRLNLLGVVASGVSNSGSAYIPYTTHQHRFALQQAIEK; this is encoded by the coding sequence GTGGTTCAAAGCAGTCTCGGTCCATATGTAAATCCAGTTACTGAGTCAGAACCGGGTTACGGACAACTGTTAGCGGTTTTAGTACGCAGATTCCCCTGGTTTTTAGCAGTATTTGTGGCATCTCTTGCCATAGCAGGCTTGGCGACAAAAAGAACACCAACTACCTACGGAAGCTCAATGCAGCTACTGATAGAACCTAACTATCAAGGAAAGAAAGAAGCAAATGCTTCCGTAGATTCCCAGTACACTGACCCCAACATTGAAATAGATACCGCAACCCAGCTGAACTTGATGAAAAGTTCTGAACTGATGGAAAAAGCGGTTAATAAGCTGAAGCCAGAGTATCCTGATATAACTGTCGCCGAATTGAAAAGCTCCTTGGCTTTAGACCAAGTCAAGAGAAAAGAAGATAACATCATAACTAAAATATTCCAAATAGACTCTATCAGTACCGATCCAGCTAAATCCTACAAAGTATTGGAGACGATGCAGCAAGTTTATCTGGATTACAACATCAAACAGCAAGATGAACGTATCAGAAGAGGTCTGAAAGTCATCAGGGAACAGATTAAAAAAGTTAATAATGACGTTGTAGGAGCAGAAGCAAACCTACAACGCTTTCGTAGAAGTGAGAATTTAATCAATCCAGATACACAGGCAAAAGCTACAGAAGATGAACTGAGCAGAATTCAGCAAGAACGGGGTAAAACTCGTGCTGAGTATCAGGAAGCTGATGCTCGTTACAAAAATTTAGTCCAACAACTTCAAACGACTCCAGAAACTGCCATTGCTGAAGCCCGTCTCAGTCAATCGACTCGCTATCAAGGATTGCTGAACGAAATCCAGAAAACAGAACTGCTTCTGGCACAAGAACGCCTGCGTTTTACCGAACAAGCGCCCAGCGTACAAAAACTTATAGAACAACTTCAAAGCCAGAAGACGTTGTTGCAGCAAGAGCAAAGACGGACTTTGGGTGTAGACGCAAAACCCCAAATACAAGGTCTCCTAGAGCAAGGACAAAAAGGTCAAATTGACATCACCCTTTCATCAGATCTATTGAAAACAAGAACGGATTTGCTGGCTTTAGTGGCTCGCGATCAAGTTCTAGCAAAGAAAGAAGATCAACTGCGTAATGAACTCAAGCGCTTCCCCCGCGTGTTGGCTGAGTACAATCGCTTGGAACCTCAAGTACAAATTAACCGCGAAAAGTTACAACAGCTGGTAAAAGCAGAACAAGTCCTAGAGCAAGAACTCGATAAGGGTGGATATAACTGGGAAGTGATCGAAAAACCCAAAATGGGTGTGAAGTTAGGTCCCAACCTCCAGCAAAATCTTCTCTTAGGTGGAGTCGTAGGACTTATGTTGGGTGGTGTTGCTGCTTTCTTGAGAGAAGCGGCTGATGATTCCGTTCACACCACTGCTGAATTAGAAAAGCAAGTTGCCCTACCACTATTGGGAACAACACCAAAATTACCACCAGCAAGAGCCGCCAGAGACTCTGTGATTAAATTGCCCTTTGGCAAGCCACAGGAACCCGCACCTTGGACAATTCAAGTGTTGCAGTCCTCACCCCGTTGGGAATCATTAGATCTGATTTACAAGAACATTGAGCTTTTAAACTCCGTTTCTTCATTCAAATCTTTAATGATTACTGCAGCCTTACCAGATGAGGGTAAATCAGCTCTGGCATTGGGTCTAGCGATGAGTGCAGCCCGCCTGCACAAGCGAGTCCTGCTCATTGACGCTAACTTGCGCGAACCTACCCTGCACAAACAGTTGAACCTTCCCAACGAACAGGGGCTTTCCACTCTCCTCGCCAGTGATGTTTCCATACCCAATCAAATTAGCATTCAATCTTCCGGGTCATCTTACATTGATATTTTGACTGCTGGGCCTACCCCAGTTGACCCTGCTAATTTGTTGAGTTCTCCTCGTATGCAGCAGTTGATGGCAACATTTGAGGAAAACTACGATTTGGTGCTTGTAGACTCAACACCAGTCCTTGGCTTAGTAGATGCTCTGCTTACAGCATCATCTTGCCGTGGAGCAATTATGGTAGCCAGTATTGGTAAAGTGACTCGCACCCAAATGGCGCAAGCTACAGGCATGCTCAGCCGCCTGAATCTTCTTGGAGTTGTCGCAAGTGGCGTGTCTAACTCTGGCAGTGCTTACATACCCTACACAACGCACCAACATCGGTTTGCCCTCCAACAAGCCATTGAGAAATAA
- the hepC gene encoding heterocyst development glycosyltransferase HepC, with product MTTSIIPTIQNYYTVKQQPQDNPPQYCTIQWRQNQLLVKPVGQVKQPYMPSLHKKQLLVECLKGTPATLVRIDPKLGEARLKFWADACLVADKPIFLRIPSTDKQPKISSPLFGWLKRLSNWLVALIFLLAFAPLLLGLVSLMRVHSKSPIFSRQWHIGERGRLFKVIKFRTTATKQKAFEEDAVYQNSLGERKDEEEVTVLGRWMRKYGLDNLPQLLNVLKGDMSLTGPRCWSLEEGIRLNLTRQRELNVQPGFVSLSLLEERFKAVEPGYRETV from the coding sequence ATGACAACCTCAATAATACCAACAATACAAAACTACTATACGGTGAAACAGCAACCACAAGATAATCCTCCCCAATACTGCACAATTCAATGGCGGCAAAATCAGTTGTTAGTTAAGCCTGTAGGACAAGTTAAGCAACCGTATATGCCTTCACTGCATAAAAAGCAGCTACTTGTGGAGTGTTTAAAGGGTACTCCAGCAACTTTAGTCCGCATCGATCCAAAGTTGGGTGAAGCCCGGTTAAAATTTTGGGCAGACGCATGCCTTGTAGCTGACAAGCCTATTTTCCTTCGCATACCTTCTACTGACAAACAACCAAAAATCAGTAGCCCACTCTTTGGATGGTTAAAACGGCTGAGCAATTGGCTGGTTGCTTTGATATTCTTACTTGCATTTGCGCCTTTGCTTCTGGGTTTAGTTTCATTGATGCGCGTCCACTCCAAAAGTCCAATTTTCTCTCGTCAATGGCATATTGGCGAACGGGGTAGACTCTTCAAAGTCATCAAGTTTCGTACAACTGCGACAAAGCAGAAAGCGTTTGAAGAAGATGCAGTATACCAAAATAGTTTGGGCGAGCGCAAAGATGAAGAAGAGGTAACAGTACTTGGGCGCTGGATGCGTAAGTACGGATTAGACAATTTGCCGCAGTTGCTTAATGTTCTTAAAGGTGACATGAGTTTGACCGGACCTCGATGCTGGTCATTGGAAGAAGGAATACGGCTCAATCTCACAAGACAACGAGAGTTAAATGTCCAACCGGGATTTGTCAGTCTATCATTACTAGAAGAAAGGTTCAAGGCTGTTGAACCTGGTTACAGAGAAACAGTTTAA
- the hepA gene encoding heterocyst formation ABC transporter subunit HepA, with translation MPLQISKQVNTLLKNIIKANKFWQENHIILREFKNFRKITILAIVFTFLAATFEGVSVGFLLSFLQSLTDPSSSPKTGIGWLDAWVAANASVVNPLYVISLLILLSTWTRSAFNYLASIYTESAQLNLADRLRKRIFEQLQSLQLGYFTEARSGEIMNTMTTEIERFKQGFSGSAFVLTRVLVVVVYFICMFLISWQLSVLSVLLFSLLAVGLTTLNARVRESSFAISKANGRFNAIALEFINGIRTVHANGTQDFERQRFYKSSKELLNASVKVVATWTLVKPIAESVATTALISLIIISFVKFTLPIASLLTFFFVLVRVVPSLQDINGTLAYLSTLGGSLENIKDLLREEDKTYFQNGKIEFPGLQRSIDVVSVDFGYDPSNLVLHNVTLSIEKGKMTALVGASGAGKTTLVDLIPRFYDPTEGHIFIDGVDLQQLDINSLRRRMAVVSQHTFIFNTSVWDNIAYGTPNPTEAAIRQAAQQANALEFIEKMPQGFATVLGDRGARLSGGQQQRIAIARALLRDPDILILDEATSALDSVSERLIQESIEKLSVGRTVIAIAHRLSTIAKADKVVVMEAGRVVEQGNYQDLLQRRGKLWKYHQMQHEVGKVE, from the coding sequence ATGCCTCTCCAAATCTCCAAACAAGTTAACACTCTCCTAAAAAACATCATCAAAGCTAATAAGTTCTGGCAGGAAAACCACATAATATTGCGAGAGTTTAAGAATTTTCGCAAAATAACTATCTTAGCCATCGTGTTTACCTTCCTAGCAGCCACTTTTGAGGGTGTTAGTGTGGGATTTTTACTTTCCTTTCTTCAGAGCTTAACCGATCCCAGTAGTTCACCTAAAACCGGAATTGGCTGGTTAGATGCTTGGGTAGCAGCTAATGCCTCAGTAGTCAACCCTCTATACGTGATATCTTTGCTGATATTACTCAGCACTTGGACTCGTTCCGCCTTTAATTACTTAGCATCAATCTATACAGAATCTGCTCAACTCAACCTTGCAGACCGTTTGCGAAAACGGATCTTTGAACAGCTACAGTCTTTGCAACTCGGTTACTTTACTGAAGCTCGCTCTGGCGAAATCATGAACACGATGACGACAGAAATCGAGAGATTCAAACAAGGATTCAGTGGATCGGCTTTTGTACTAACTAGGGTATTGGTAGTCGTTGTCTACTTTATCTGTATGTTTTTGATATCGTGGCAATTGTCTGTCCTATCAGTCCTGTTATTTTCTCTGTTGGCAGTAGGCTTGACAACACTCAATGCTAGGGTAAGAGAAAGCAGCTTTGCAATTTCCAAAGCCAACGGTAGATTTAATGCGATCGCATTAGAGTTCATCAATGGAATTCGCACCGTTCATGCAAACGGGACTCAAGACTTCGAGAGACAGCGTTTCTACAAATCAAGTAAAGAATTACTGAATGCCTCAGTTAAAGTTGTCGCTACCTGGACACTAGTAAAACCCATAGCAGAAAGTGTCGCAACTACAGCTCTTATCAGTTTAATTATTATTTCCTTCGTTAAATTTACACTGCCCATCGCTTCGCTGCTAACCTTTTTCTTTGTGCTAGTGCGTGTGGTGCCAAGTCTCCAGGATATCAATGGAACTCTAGCCTACCTGAGTACATTGGGTGGTTCGCTAGAAAATATTAAGGATCTGTTGAGAGAGGAAGACAAAACCTACTTTCAAAATGGGAAAATTGAGTTTCCAGGGTTACAACGCTCAATTGACGTAGTATCTGTTGATTTTGGCTACGATCCCAGTAATTTAGTACTCCATAATGTCACCCTGTCTATTGAAAAGGGTAAAATGACGGCGCTGGTAGGAGCATCTGGTGCAGGTAAAACAACACTCGTTGATTTAATTCCTCGATTCTACGACCCGACAGAAGGACACATCTTTATAGATGGTGTAGATTTGCAACAGCTTGACATTAACTCGTTGCGTCGTAGGATGGCAGTTGTCAGCCAGCACACGTTTATTTTCAATACTTCAGTTTGGGACAACATTGCTTACGGTACACCAAACCCAACAGAAGCAGCAATTAGACAAGCAGCCCAACAGGCAAATGCACTTGAGTTTATCGAAAAAATGCCCCAAGGTTTTGCTACAGTGTTGGGCGATCGCGGAGCTCGTTTATCTGGCGGACAACAACAGCGGATTGCCATAGCCCGTGCATTATTGCGAGACCCAGATATTTTGATTTTGGATGAAGCAACCAGCGCTTTAGACTCAGTATCGGAAAGACTTATTCAAGAATCTATAGAAAAGCTTTCCGTAGGTCGAACAGTGATTGCGATCGCTCACCGACTCTCAACAATTGCCAAAGCAGACAAGGTCGTCGTTATGGAAGCAGGGAGAGTTGTAGAACAAGGAAACTATCAAGATTTGCTACAAAGACGCGGTAAGCTTTGGAAATATCACCAGATGCAGCATGAGGTAGGTAAAGTCGAGTAA
- a CDS encoding glycosyltransferase family 2 protein: MKVSIIISNYNYAKYLPAAVESVITQTHKNTEIIIVDDGSKDNSPEVILQLAQKYPGKIKAIFQENQGQGAAFNTGFEATSGDIVAFLDADDTWKPNKLEQVIKAFSQLDVVGVMHLLDNVDSEGKLIPNSSVVGRVMDDDLAKVIVETGNAWCFPPTSGLAYRRSILTKIFPIDSVKWRLCVDGCLIYCTAFLGKIKTLNEVLGSYRLHGNNNFIQAKVELSMDGQTGIRMTNQYINTFLEQIGHQARVDLSRNLQYRRTNYYINHKWNYKEALAISNLILGWPFYSFLDRIYYLTRFWIKNSQFLYKQIAYAKS, from the coding sequence ATGAAAGTATCAATTATTATCTCCAATTACAATTATGCTAAGTATCTACCTGCTGCAGTTGAGTCAGTCATAACTCAAACACATAAAAATACGGAAATTATCATCGTAGATGATGGTTCCAAAGACAACAGCCCAGAGGTTATTCTGCAACTTGCCCAAAAGTACCCTGGTAAAATCAAAGCAATTTTTCAAGAAAACCAGGGACAAGGAGCTGCATTCAACACGGGATTTGAGGCAACAAGCGGAGACATTGTCGCCTTTTTAGATGCTGATGATACTTGGAAACCCAACAAATTAGAGCAAGTTATAAAAGCTTTCAGCCAGTTAGATGTTGTTGGTGTGATGCACCTGCTAGATAACGTTGATAGTGAAGGCAAACTTATCCCCAATTCTTCTGTTGTAGGAAGGGTTATGGATGACGATTTAGCAAAAGTCATTGTAGAAACAGGTAACGCATGGTGTTTCCCACCAACTTCCGGGCTAGCTTACCGACGTAGCATCCTGACAAAAATTTTTCCCATAGACAGTGTGAAGTGGCGGCTGTGTGTTGATGGTTGCCTTATTTACTGCACGGCATTCTTAGGAAAAATTAAGACACTTAATGAAGTTTTAGGAAGTTACCGCCTTCATGGCAACAATAACTTCATTCAAGCAAAAGTAGAATTAAGTATGGACGGACAAACGGGAATCAGGATGACCAACCAATACATCAATACCTTTTTGGAACAAATCGGTCATCAAGCCAGAGTAGATTTATCCCGTAACCTTCAGTATCGGCGCACAAACTATTACATAAATCATAAATGGAATTATAAAGAAGCCCTAGCTATTTCTAATTTAATACTGGGTTGGCCATTCTATAGTTTCTTAGATAGAATTTACTACCTCACTCGGTTTTGGATAAAAAATTCACAATTCCTTTACAAACAAATTGCTTATGCGAAATCTTGA